In one Gadus chalcogrammus isolate NIFS_2021 unplaced genomic scaffold, NIFS_Gcha_1.0 GACHA071, whole genome shotgun sequence genomic region, the following are encoded:
- the LOC130378318 gene encoding CD209 antigen-like protein D, which translates to MPLDREETGKRRFAGRAKKKAKSRRRGSRQRVTMVTISEPDPGLSQEPEDTSLDREETRKRRFALWFHITVIVSIGLLSILLISLRFNSPSPWIEGREHLLDELDELTLQGWMLHDKSLYRVSTTKKGWRASREDCQKRKADLVVINSREELNQVSRLVSRLVGSSWIGLSDREKEGTHKWVDGTPMTSSWRHVKPRDDGGARDCVVAGEDGWSEEPCNRLHHWICEKVLDLDHLEAERNKEGP; encoded by the exons atgcctttggaccgggaggagaccgggaagagaagatttg CTGGTAGAGCAAAGAAGAAGGCTAAGTCCAGACGCCGTGGAAGCCGTCAGAGAGTAACAATGGTCaccatctctgaaccggaccctggactctctcaggaacctgaggacacgtctttggaccgggaggagaccaggaagagaagatttg ctctatggtttcacatcactgtcattgtgagcatcggactgctgagtattctcctcatctccctgcgCTTCA actcaccgtcaccctggatagaggggagagagcacttACTGGATGAACTCG atgaattGACGCTTCAGGGCTGGATGCTTCACGACAAGAGTCTCTACCGTGTTTCTACTACTAAGAAGGGCTGGAGGGCCAGTAGAGAAGACTGTCAGAAGAGAAAGGCAGACCTGGTGGTCATCAACAGCAGAgaagaactg AACCAGGTTTCCAGGTTGGTCAGCAGATTGGTGGGTTCTTCCTGGATTGGACTGAGTgatcgagagaaagaggggacccacaagtgggtggatggtacccccatgacctcaag TTGGAGACACGTTAAACCACGCGATGACGGCGGAGCAAGAGACTGCGTCGTAGCAGGGGAGGACGGCTGGTCTGAAGAACCGTGTAACAGACTGCACCACTGGATCTGTGAGAAGGTCCTAGACCTGGATCATCTGGAGGCTGAGCGGAACAAAGAGGGTCCGtag